From the genome of Papaver somniferum cultivar HN1 chromosome 2, ASM357369v1, whole genome shotgun sequence, one region includes:
- the LOC113347395 gene encoding malate dehydrogenase, glyoxysomal-like has product MQPSSDANQRIARIAAHLHPSNLQMEGSSGLRRADCRAKGGAPGFKVAILGAAGGIGQPLALLMKMNPLVSVLHLYDVVNAPGVTADVSHMDTGAVVRGFLGQPQLENALTGMDLVIIPAGVPRKPGMTRDDLFKINAGIVRTLAEGIAKCCPNAIVNLISNPVNSTVPIAAEVFKKAGTFDPKKLLGVTTLDVVRANTFVAEVLGVDPREVSVPVVGGHAGVTILPLLSQVNPPCSFTPEEINALTDRIQNGGTEVVEAKAGAGSATLSMAYAAAKFAAACLRGMRGDAGIVECSFVTSQVTELPFFATKVRLGRTGVEEIFPLGPLNEYERNGLEKAKKELAGSIQKGVSFIRN; this is encoded by the exons ATGCAACCTAGTTCAGACGCTAATCAAAGAATTGCAAGGATTGCAGCTCATCTTCACCCTTCTAATCTGCAG ATGGAGGGAAGTTCCGGTTTGAGACGGGCAGATTGCCGAGCAAAAGGTGGTGCACCAGGGTTTAAAGTTGCTATCTTGGGTGCTGCTGGAGGGATTGGTCAACCTCTTGCATTGTTGATGAAGATGAACCCATTGGTATCAGTTCTCCATCTCTACGATGTTGTTAATGCTCCTGGTGTCACTGCCGATGTTAGTCACATGGACACTGGTGCCGTG GTACGAGGTTTTCTTGGGCAGCCACAACTTGAGAATGCACTAACAGGGATGGATCTTGTAATCATTCCTGCCGGTGTTCCTAGGAAACCAGGAATGACAAGAGATGATTTGTTCAAGATCAATGCTGGAATTGTTAGAACTCTAGCTGAAGGCATTGCCAAGTGCTGTCCTAATGCTATTGTGAACTTGATCAGCAATCCAGTAAATTCTACTGTTCCTATAGCAGCTGAGGTTTTCAAGAAGGCAGGCACCTTTGATCCTAAGAAGCTTCTGGGAGTCACAACTCTTGATGTTGTTAGGGCTAACACTTTTGTG GCAGAAGTTTTAGGGGTTGATCCTAGAGAAGTTAGTGTTCCCGTTGTTGGGGGTCATGCAGGAGTTACAATCTTACCTCTTCTATCACAG GTTAACCCCCCTTGTTCTTTCACTCCAGAAGAGATTAACGCCCTTACTGATCGCATTCAAAATGGGGGAACAGAAGTTGTTGAG GCCAAAGCAGGTGCTGGATCCGCAACACTTTCAATG GCATATGCTGCTGCCAAGTTCGCTGCTGCTTGCTTGAGGGGCATGAGAGGAGACGCTGGCATCGTAGAATGCTCTTTTGTTACTTCTCAG GTGACGGAGCTACCTTTCTTTGCAACAAAAGTGAGGCTCGGTCGAACTGGAGTCGAGGAGATCTTCCCCCTAGGCCCCCTGAATGAGTATGAAAG GAATGGGTTGGAGAAGGCAAAGAAAGAATTGGCTGGAAGCATTCAGAAGGGAGTTTCTTTCATTAGGAATTAA